CGATATCGTATCCATTGTCTTTAGATCACATTTCccatttttgtaaagaaaaagaagactctagctttattaataaaacagtaaaactgtcgttttagattttttcattattttttttttcaatgttaattcatttgttcatttttagaCGTAATTATGTGTTACTTTTTTCTTACTCTATAAATTTCTtaaggattaatttttttttattacaagacCAATTCCCTGATTTCGTTCTCATTGCCTTTAGATCacatttctcatcttttttgTTAAGAAAGAAGTCTCTAGCTTTAATGATCTAACAGTAAATTATAACTTCTTTAATTCGTTTGTATATATCAACTACTAATGTTCAAATATTTGTCAAACATTCATAATTTTCTTAGATTAAgccatttaaataaaacaaaattatcaattatattagaatcttaaatttatttcaaattcatattACTAACTCATCCCGGGCTATCAAAAGATAACAAAGGGATTATACAATAAACATCAATAAGACATAATTAACACCTACACGAGAGGGGAAAGAGTTGTAtgattaagaataaaattttatgatttatatgcTCAAAATTAAAATCGTTATAGGTTTATTTACacaaatgcccccccccccccaccccctttgAGAGACCTATGAAAGGAAATATACTTCACAGGATTGGGattgtttcaacaatattttcGGTTTCCATTTATACGTAAGCTcggttaaataatatttataaaatctcCGTTTGATAAACCAAATTGAAttcctttttattgaaaatcattACAACTACCTTCATAAATAGATAAGATTTATTTTAGTAAAGCAACTATTTCATAAAAGGCcagctgggtggtcaacaaattacatGCATCTATCAGACCTACCTACACATTTTTATGTGTGACTATTAAGtcataaattttcatatttaaacttCACAATCTGTATGTTTTCttaattatattcatatatagaatttttttctcaaggAGGTTAATATAGTCTTAAAACGGCATCGATTATCAAACACccttaaaaattgttaaatgtgtttatttcgAAGTAGCATGAAACAATGCTTTCAAGGATTGTATAGGCAAACCAGAGTTGTCTTTCATTGTAATGATAATGCAAGTATTGCACAACTCAATGGTCATAAGTTTAAATATTACTTATCGATATAAACAACCGGGTGAGCCGTGGCCGGGTGGGATAACTAGTGTTTCAAGAAGAGACATGAAGTTCAACACTCAACAGAGCCGAAAGCTGTTGATCCTATCTCGTCTCAGCGGGCGTCTCGGCGTCCGTCGGGCCGGGGTATCCTCCTGGCTAAATCGACACTCACCTTTTATCGTTTTCTGTTTAACTAAACATTCCTATATTTGTCTGATGTGCATAAGGTAGGATTTAAAGATGGGGTTCGATCCCTGGTCGTGTTAgatttttccttaatttttttttaattgattcaaTCATTTATTATCAGACGCAATCATGTGTTACCTTTTCTTACTCTACTAATTTCTTAGGGATGAcggttttttttcccttttcaaGACCAAATCCCCGATATCGTACCCATTGTCTTTAGATCacatttttctttctctttcacGTTTTACGACGAATGCTATTAATATCAATATGGTCGCACGTtccctcccccctccccaaaCCAACACCCCATAAGAATCTCCGACTTGGTGCATGAGAACAGCCAGGCAAAGGAGAGTTGTCTCTAATTACATACGTCATTGCAAACGGAACATTTCACAACTCCATGGACCGTAGGTTTAAATATTAAGTATGAATACGTATAGTCGGGTGAGCCGTGGCTGGGTGGTAAAGATCATGGTGATAGACTATCAACATGTATCCCACAGTTGTGATACTACCCGACCAAAGTAGGTTCCTCGTGCGATTACGCGGTTCTAAAATGGACGGGTATCCACCTATCTACTTCGAAACTCACCTTTTGACAACAAATTATAGGGattgttttcttcttcttcttcaatAAACCAATGATTGGTACGAGTGTCATTATGGTGTTCAATCCCAGGCggtcaacaaattttttttaatattcataattatcttatcatataaatcctttttttttaatcagtcgATGATTGGTAAggatattttcattaaatatgaaTCATATTTTATTCACAATTTACGACATCGTCTTATTCTAAAACGGCAAAGTTAACGTTCCTCATACTTTATGTGGAGGTAGGTGAAAACAAAACGTTGACTGGATGTTCGATTTTTAttgttacttaaaaaaaaaaaaattgtgtactAATAATGCCTTAATTTTCTATACTTTTTTAAGGTGATGAATGTTTACGTTTCGATCCTTTCTCTCGTATGGGTAATAATGAAATTGATTGAGAttgtttgggggtttttttcgcttacaaaatttttcattttaactaaacgtatgatttttttaaaatttaatttgtttattattgcaaagattaaaataaaacgttTTGCGATTGTTTTGAACAGCTAGATGCCTTTAATAAGAAATAGTGGGTGTGGACTATTAGGAGACTAGGATATAATGAGATTTACTAAATAAATTCTCAGACGGGATTTTTAAAGCTATAAACAGCTATTAAgagtaaagaagaaaagatcagatatttctgatatttttctatatctttaatTAGATCTCTTCTTGATTAGGAAATCAATAAAAGTCTTAAAATGACCACGTCTACCCAACCCTGAACATTAATCAATATTCAGCGACCCAAGTAAATCAATCTATAGCCTTACCACGCGCTCTTGTTTCATACAGGAGGTCTATTAACTATAATAGACCTCCTGTATGAAACAAGCGCCTGTGAGCCTTACGTGTAGTTTGCTGGCAGGTCCAAACATGTTCCCTTTTAAATCTTTCGGAATAGATCTGGATTTATCAACAGAAATCCCTTTTCATTAAAGTTAACATAGGCCTACCAtatgtttacaataacttcaCGATCTTTCGCTacttgttgaaaaaatgtaCTGAAAGGGGTATTGAGGGATTAATAGAAGGGGTAAGTTGGGTCTtatctatttctttcttttatcaaCGGGGCAAATTATATAGTCTCTTTCTGCTTCGATTATACAGACAAAAACTATGTTTACAAACAAACCTAATTGTAGCCAAGGCATAACGTtccatgttttgaaattttgttcgAACTGAAAAATGTGTACATATACAATGTCATGTGCGTGTTACAAGTTATAAATCACCATTATTATGGAAAAAATGAACATAGCTATTGGTGGAAAATACCTTAAAACGGCTTAATTTTGACCGTGTGGTCGGTTAATTGTAATTCAGTGTAGTTTTCGTGTGATTTtacatcaatttttgtttatagtaCATGGTTCAGATCTGCATTATCTTTTGATATCGCTGACAAATTCAGTTGTCCCCAAACTATTCGCTGTCAAAAACAGTTTTGCTGTCCaaattacttgaaaaaaaatagcacCGGTATTTGTTTACCGTAATACGGTTACCTCCCTTTTTgagaatttaattttcataattatctATATATTGTAGaaagattttaatcaaataaaaaaaattattttacagtaCTTTAATTACAATAAGGTTAAAgcaaaatgatgaaaatatgaataattttattatgatcaaagaaatattttgatatttttttattgatattttattaaaaaccaCTGCTTTATTTGCTTCATACTATTATATGAACAAGGGAAAACATCATATTCGTTTATAAAAAAGTGGTTCTAGAAGAAGTAATCTTTGAATGCCAGAAAATGgcacataaaaattaaaagcagAAAATACCTAACACAGTGAATAATTAGCGGATTGTCCTTGTATTTGTTATTTCGATTGTCACTAATAAGACATAAATGCTTGCAGGTACACATTGACAATATGTCTTTTCTCGAActaaacacttttttaaaaaaattatttcacttGAAAATAAATAGGAGATGCTTCACAGCCTGCATacctcatcttcgctagcctTGGCTGGCGAAGATGGCATACCTGCTTGCAACTTTATACTATAAGTCTAACATTTGCTTGCAGtttattatgtttaaatttttcaacCTCGAAAAAAAGTATAGTACAACAGCATTAAACGTCTCACAAAAAGTACACTTTTTTAATAATGCTTCAAACCCACCCTAAGTCGGTACATTACAGTTTATATCATTCTGCAAAGAAATAATTACCTGGCTACGAACAGAAATGATGAAGTTTGGTATGCGTGACTGTCTCTGATCGATAACAGTTTTTCGTTCATTTCGGCAATTCCAATATTCATACAACTCTgaattgttaaatatatttgCTATTCAACTTTAGATACTATCAATATAGAGATATTGCCACCTTAAATTCTATgtgattttaaacaatttaactcttttctgaaaagaaaaaaatacatggatagcgaaaaattcaaatactaGAAAATAGCATAAAGTATTGCGTTGTGTTACAAAGTAACCCTATTGATGACTTGTGTTAGATGCAAAATGACATCAGGATTGGAGCTACACGAGGCAGCCTCTATGGGGGACTATGACACTCTGGAGGAGCTTATATTCAGTAAAAAGATTGACATCAACCTTAGGGACCCCGAGTGGCGAGACAGGACAGCTCTCCACTGGGCATGCTCCAAAGGTACCGCTATTTTAAAGCAACACCTCAGCCTTTCACAATAAAACATGTTGTCTTTGCTTTTCTTCGGATTTGATccatagatatatattttttttccaatcttTTGTTAGTATAGCTGTTATAAGCCTTTTCCTATGAAAATGTTGACAAATTGAAGTAAATTTTGGCCCACAATATTGctaaatatcttctttttttttggttaaaataattattgaataaaaagcaaaaattatacatgattAGTTATTAATTTCTTTCAGATAAAAAGGAAGTTATTCAATTTTGAATATTAGTATCTCCGAACACGTTTTTATGCGAAGGAATTGACTGCCATTGCTTCTGAAACAATATATTAAAGCCTTTTTATAATGTTGTTGAGTAGGTTACGTAGAATGTCTTCGTCTGCTTTTGGACCACGGGGCGGACGGATTGGCACGTGCAGACATGCACTGGACACCGGCACACTTTGCTGCGGAGACGGGAAAGATCACCGTCCTAAGGGCACTGGTCGCGGCGGAAGTTCCGGTGTATAAGCGGGACAGGTACGGGGACAAACCCGTGGATATTGCCCGGATGTACGGGTTCCAGGACTGTGTCAAGTACCTACAACAGTAAGGGCACTCCGGAGTATTCTCTTACCCTTACCTATGTAAAACTGGTTTATTAAGATGGGAATTTTATTACACTGTCAAACGTAATCggatttattacatttacattacatgtaccgTAATATCCCGGATAAAAATAGGCTCTTATTAATAACAGTCCATTAcagttttaaatcaaagtactgaagtactgacgggagttgattttatcgattattatttatcttaaaatcatcGATATATTAATTTGCTTGGTACACTataagtagtttataatctttatttgaattacgcacatttttataatatgaattctcggacttttccgacaaaaatttcgagaaaacctctaatgaatcatgttgtgtaatatttaaatatagaattgatttcatcaaattatgtatctgtattcgaaatatttcaaaaattgtatggatccaaccaataatgaactttAGTCTCGTTCAATCAGATGCTCGGCTATCTCCGTTAATCTCGATACCAGGttacgtgatagcttgatgatgcgaatctaaatatagactgactctctgcttgtcggagatgtacggagacagccgatggttgaacaagactatattGCACTCTgtcgtaggaatacatacgactgcaaaaaaacttctaaattgttcgtattatttaaaatctgactatttttaagatatttataaatgagtttcctttaaaaaaatgtttcagcgtacattacatcgaatttatcgattattttcaagaactaagtcttgtcagcggtgatgatttgtgcttaggtccgaacactgtttcagtttcggtttgccagagtaactgcataggagagttgattaaaatcaactcccaaaaatactACGTCTGCGTTGTAGATGGCGATATAGaataattttatacaataatgaataagaaaaaaaatttatggttttttttttattccagggaagaaataaatcaaaaacagAAGCGTGAGCAGAAAGGTTTACCTGTGAATTCTGACGACGAATCTCCGGCCGAGCCGTGAGTCAGGGGCCACGCCCATATTGTGTTCAGGAGGGGAAGGGGTGAAAGCCGTGGCTACACCAGCATTCTACACATgcatgtggatttttttttatttaatgatttcTTCAAGGACTAGAAATCAAAACAGTTATTGTGCACAATTATGTGGATATATGTTGACATAAACACGTGATGTGTGGTCTTTCATATTGATGAACACGTGATGTGTGGACTTTCATATTGATGAACACGTGCTTGTGTTTCTTTTGTGTTAGCATTATGTTGCAACGCTCTTGCtttttcaagaaatgaaatctcaaagttttcaaaattgatattttgaatcTTACTTGtagtatacaatataaaatgacTTATTTCTACTACTTGTCAAGTTgttggttatttttttatatcgatCTCAGATAAAGTTTTATGGTTAAGTTAATTTGAGTCTAGGGGATCAAAATAATATGACTCTTAGTTCCCTCATCACAATTTGAAGTGTGTTCAATATGACAGTCACGGCATGgatatcaagaattttaaaaaaatctccaaaattgcagtttttccatttcatatttacaaCTGGACATACATGCCCATAAAAATCCTACCCCcatatataaattttgattttaaaaatatcttgcCTATCAGTCTGtaattaaaaactgatttttttaccACCAATATCAATTGTTtacgaaaaataaaatactgataTGCACTATTGAAAAATGTCTGCATTTCCctttcaataaatttaatagTTTTGCAATGATATCAAAAAAGGACAAGAATGATTTTcctaatgataaaagaaaacaatttatattcAGCATCttgttttaataagaataatttattttccaagtcatgaacaaaaatatgaacTGATAACAAATTCAAGTGAAATTCAATATATGTTTCACTGAAACAATGAcaataattaaatacatgtacaaatatgtgAGTTGAGAATATTTCATCAATTCACTTTAAtgcaaattttacataattaaaaGCAGTTACACATAACTTGTTCCTTTGCTCAGTCAATCTTTGCATAATAAAGCCACCATGTATGAATTTTGTGGCAAAGCACTATCATGAATCACAGTTATTCCAAGACAAGATGGAGGTTAGCCGATACAGTCGTCCAGAGCATCCCTGTCTTGGCTTGTCTCTCCCACATCGGGATTGTCCTATTTTccctcttcttcttcttctctctctctccccctcaCAGATAAATCCTCCTAAGGTCTGTggctccttctctctctctctccccctcaCAGATAAATCCTCCTAAGGTCTGTGGCTGCCGTTATCATGTTACACTGGGGGCACAACTTCTTGGCGCCCTGAAAAACATCAAAAGTTCTTGTCATCCCACATcccttttgaaataaaacaggttgacatataaatatatatttaacagtgATGTATCATCAATTTACTCACTAGAGTTTTTAGCCAGCAGTCTTCACAGTGCACATGCCAGCACTGAATGGAGGTCAGCGGGTTGGTATAGGGCTCCTGAAATTGGTGCAAAATTCCAGATACTATTAGGcttcatttacatatatttacaatgaTTATGCATTTTTAAGACTTATTTTTTAACGGGGAAAGaagtttaacaataatttaaatattctgCAAATCTTCATGGACACTAGAGATGGTATTGAATAAATTCCAAAATTGTTGCATAAAAACCAGCacataatattttcatattacatgtattacaaaggGTATgagatttaaaatcaaaatctaaaTCAATCATCCCCTCTGAAAATACacttaatttcatttacaaagTATGTTTAGCATTAAAAGATTATAACTTCATgccattttgtatttaaagagttatttttctttctaaatAGCACACTGAGTAAATTCGACATATGCCTATAGAagagttttaatttttgtttaaacagaCGTCATAAAATTACTTTACCATACAGATGAGACATTTTGACTTGTCCTTTTTCATCACTTTTTCCTGATCCTTTATCTTCAGTTTTAAGGCAGCAATAACTTCTACTGCAGACCCCGAGAAATTGTCATCACTAAAAATtgtaattcattataagtgTACATACACCAGTATCAGTATTTTCTATAGTATTCTTAAAAGGTTTCTTGACAGGTGAGCAACTTACgaacatgtacataataacatagaaaatttattactttaataGCTTTGATTATTCTAATTTTCTATGACATTAAAAGGACCTTTCACAAAACTGATGTACATGACTGAGATACAGCTGCTGACCTGTCAAAAAGTCCTTGACCTACTGACCTTTTGGGGGGGAGAGGGTCGGAATTTTCATCTGGACTGTCAGAATCAGCAGGGGAGGCTGAAGtgagaatgtacatgtatatgtatacttCTAATACTTCAAATTTggacatgaaaaaaaaaatacgacaaTCTTTGGACAAgataacaaatacaaaataaaaatttgatccaCCTTTAAAATTCTATTGTTTTACAAATGCTTACCTGAATTTTCAGGATTGGTGGTGGATGATGAAGCTGAAGAGCTATGGGGAGAAGAAAGATGTTTACCAGTGACTCAGTAATTACAGCTACATTGTATCTTTACTGAAATTACTCTTACTGTTATGTGTCATATTTAAACTCTTTATATAAACATTCAACAGTCTGTACCCCAGTATGGCTCCTCTTAGTGCTGCCCTCTCTTTGTCCTCACCAGGCTCCTCTGAGGAACAAGGAATAATGTCGGCCTCACTGAATCTAAACCAGTTAAGGCCAATTCATTTCTCAAacttttccttcatattttcatcaaataattattttttaagggaaacattattattatataaatttgtaacaatttttacatttcatttcacCACAAACACTGAAAACAAGGGACTAGTAAAATTGTCATTGAAAGGGGGATAACTCTAACAGATTCACTACAACAGTCATTGATTGGTGGACTACAGAAGGATACTGAGGCTCTCCATACTGCTTGGAGTCGTCCCCATCAACGTCCA
This portion of the Magallana gigas chromosome 7, xbMagGiga1.1, whole genome shotgun sequence genome encodes:
- the LOC105339295 gene encoding ankyrin repeat domain-containing protein 66 isoform X1 — protein: MKFNTQQSRKLLILSRLSGRLGVRRAGVSSWLNRHSPFIVFCLTKHSYICLMCIRCKMTSGLELHEAASMGDYDTLEELIFSKKIDINLRDPEWRDRTALHWACSKGYVECLRLLLDHGADGLARADMHWTPAHFAAETGKITVLRALVAAEVPVYKRDRYGDKPVDIARMYGFQDCVKYLQQEEINQKQKREQKGLPVNSDDESPAEP
- the LOC105339295 gene encoding ankyrin repeat domain-containing protein 66 isoform X2, producing the protein MTSGLELHEAASMGDYDTLEELIFSKKIDINLRDPEWRDRTALHWACSKGYVECLRLLLDHGADGLARADMHWTPAHFAAETGKITVLRALVAAEVPVYKRDRYGDKPVDIARMYGFQDCVKYLQQEEINQKQKREQKGLPVNSDDESPAEP